From one Lineus longissimus chromosome 3, tnLinLong1.2, whole genome shotgun sequence genomic stretch:
- the LOC135484755 gene encoding dynein regulatory complex protein 8-like: MADAEGKESAESLLNELQTKITQAFDIFDHESNKTVDVREVGTIVRSLGCCPSEAELHDMLADIEEEEPTGYIRFEKFLPTMTHVLMERRYKASPEDILLKAFQVLDTEQNGYLTQEELTKYMTEEGEPFTQEEMEEMLSAAVDPEKGTILYRDYVSLMAVEDS, from the exons atggcggatGCTGAAGGCAAAGAAAGTGCTG aatctcttctGAACGAGCTTCAGACTAAAATTACTCAAGCATTTGACATCTTCgatcatgaatcaaataaaACAGTTGATGTGCGCGAGGTTGGGACAATTGTGCGGTCATTGGGATGTTGTCCAAGCGAGGCAGAACTTCATGATATGTTAGCAGAT ATCGAAGAAGAAGAGCCGACTGGTTACATTCGATTTGAGAAATTCCTGCCAACAATGACACATGTTCTCATGGAAAGAAG GTATAAAGCATCACCAGAAGATATTTTGTTAAAAGCATTCCAAGTCCTGGATACAGAACAGAATGGATATTTGACGCAAGAGGAGTTGACTAAATATATGACGGAAGAAG GTGAACCTTTCACACAAGAAGAAATGGAAGAGATGCTCTCAGCTGCTGTCGATCCAGAGAAAGGGACTATTCTTTATAGGGACTATGTATCACTCATGGCAGTGGAAGACTCATAA